In the Burkholderia cenocepacia genome, one interval contains:
- the gmhB gene encoding D-glycero-beta-D-manno-heptose 1,7-bisphosphate 7-phosphatase, producing the protein MKPKALFLDRDGVINVDYGYVHRQQDCVFVDGIFDLVRLANATGYQVVVVTNQAGIGRGYFSESQFVAFMDWMRRRFDERGARIDRVYFCPHHPVAGMGRYRQACACRKPQPGMLHDARRDLDLDLSASILVGDKPSDLDAGARAGVGRRFLFVGDRPGHAQADPAAEVVARLSDVGAALQRTGIAAAGV; encoded by the coding sequence GTGAAGCCTAAAGCCCTGTTCCTGGATCGCGACGGCGTGATCAACGTCGACTACGGCTACGTGCACCGCCAGCAAGACTGCGTGTTCGTCGACGGCATCTTCGATCTCGTGCGGCTGGCCAATGCGACCGGGTATCAGGTGGTCGTCGTGACGAATCAGGCCGGGATCGGCCGCGGATATTTTTCGGAGTCGCAATTCGTCGCATTCATGGACTGGATGCGACGCAGGTTCGACGAGCGTGGCGCGAGAATCGACCGCGTCTATTTTTGCCCGCATCACCCGGTGGCCGGAATGGGCCGCTACCGGCAAGCATGCGCCTGCCGGAAGCCGCAGCCCGGCATGCTGCACGACGCGCGGCGCGATCTGGACCTCGACCTGTCCGCGTCGATCCTGGTCGGCGACAAGCCGTCCGATCTCGACGCCGGTGCGCGCGCGGGTGTCGGGCGTCGGTTCCTGTTCGTGGGCGACCGGCCCGGACATGCGCAAGCCGATCCGGCGGCCGAGGTGGTCGCGCGGCTGTCGGACGTCGGCGCGGCGCTGCAACGCACGGGAATCGCCGCGGCGGGCGTGTAG